The proteins below are encoded in one region of Bacteroides uniformis:
- a CDS encoding glycoside hydrolase family 9 protein yields MRKKHFLFASVLALLCGSSALHAQDFKLTSSGYFKNQGVDIMAFDDIYPEGHQGGVCIIMNGHRVATNGDIRLEATPGQWQPVPKQLDRKLGDNSITATLCYPDSSRHLTGFNPMIYPDLHLIYTVNVESKGKNIEVTVDLDRPIPQEFIGKVGFNLEFFPGSLFGKPWIMDGQSGIFPQQPNSPLMTTQPNYLHTGNYHDGKQSLADMDKLIGKGYSPIVADDIISEPYAKGRKFTSRPDDPYNKVTIESLSGDLQLFDGRMNHNNGWFVLRSNIKPGVTKGAVKWIITPNVVADWMYQPVIQTSQIGYHPAQDKEAVIEMDIRDNRKETAQIIRIDADGEKVVKNVTPANWGKFLRYNYLKVDFTDVKEPGLYKIKYDTSVSPIFRIDNDVYARGVWQPVLEYFLPVQMCHMRVNEKYRVWHDCCHMDDAQMAPAHNHIDGYDQKEGLSKFKPGEVVPGVNIGGWHDAGDFDLRIESQAGESYILALAYEAFHPNLDVTSIDQINRVTEIHQPDGKNDLLQQVENGALTVVNGYLALGRLYRGIICNDLRQYVLLGDAAAMTDGKIGNEDDRWIFTEDNPGRELSTAAQLAAVSRVLKGFNDTLSVHCLDIARKVYASTGNGNNRALFPKVQAAVELYLTTGEQPYMDFILDNKELIIKQIGRIGWYTARVEKQFAQMKNKKAKAFSTAFRKALTGYEQELNKQVQETPYGIPYRPHIWGAGWDIQRFGFQHYFLTTAYPEIFPKAPVFNALNFILGCHPGSNQASFASGVGAQSATVGYGLNRADWSYIPGGVISGTALIRPDFPELLTFPFLWQQTEYVLGGGSSHYMFLVLAAEQLLKQ; encoded by the coding sequence ATGAGAAAGAAACATTTCCTATTTGCATCAGTCTTGGCACTGCTTTGCGGCAGCAGTGCGCTGCATGCGCAAGACTTCAAGCTGACATCCTCCGGTTATTTCAAGAATCAGGGAGTCGACATCATGGCTTTTGATGATATCTATCCCGAAGGACACCAAGGAGGGGTATGTATCATCATGAACGGACACCGTGTGGCGACGAATGGAGATATCCGTCTGGAAGCCACACCCGGACAATGGCAGCCCGTACCGAAACAGCTCGACCGGAAGCTCGGTGACAACAGCATCACCGCCACGCTGTGCTATCCCGACTCCTCACGCCATCTCACCGGATTCAACCCGATGATTTACCCGGACCTCCACCTTATATATACGGTAAACGTGGAAAGCAAAGGTAAAAACATAGAGGTGACCGTAGACCTTGACCGCCCCATTCCCCAGGAATTCATCGGAAAAGTGGGCTTCAACCTTGAATTCTTCCCGGGTTCCCTCTTCGGCAAGCCCTGGATTATGGACGGTCAGAGCGGCATCTTCCCGCAACAACCCAACTCTCCCCTAATGACAACCCAACCCAACTATCTGCATACGGGAAATTATCATGACGGCAAGCAATCGCTGGCAGACATGGACAAACTGATAGGAAAAGGTTACAGCCCGATTGTGGCCGACGACATCATCAGCGAACCTTATGCCAAAGGCCGTAAGTTTACCTCCCGCCCCGACGACCCTTACAACAAAGTAACCATCGAATCATTGAGTGGTGACCTACAACTGTTTGACGGGCGTATGAACCACAATAACGGCTGGTTCGTACTGCGCAGCAACATAAAACCGGGTGTCACCAAAGGGGCCGTCAAATGGATTATCACTCCGAACGTAGTGGCCGACTGGATGTATCAGCCGGTTATCCAGACTTCACAGATAGGTTATCATCCCGCCCAGGACAAGGAAGCCGTCATCGAAATGGATATACGTGACAATAGAAAGGAAACGGCACAAATCATCCGCATTGACGCAGACGGCGAGAAAGTGGTCAAGAACGTCACTCCTGCCAATTGGGGCAAGTTCCTGAGATACAACTATCTGAAGGTGGACTTCACGGATGTGAAGGAACCGGGACTCTACAAGATTAAATACGATACCTCCGTATCCCCTATCTTCCGCATCGACAATGACGTATATGCCCGCGGCGTATGGCAGCCCGTACTGGAATACTTCCTTCCCGTACAGATGTGCCACATGCGCGTCAACGAAAAATACCGCGTATGGCACGACTGCTGCCACATGGACGATGCCCAGATGGCACCGGCACACAATCATATCGACGGCTACGACCAGAAAGAGGGCCTGTCCAAGTTCAAACCGGGTGAAGTGGTTCCCGGAGTGAACATAGGCGGCTGGCACGATGCCGGAGACTTTGACCTCCGCATCGAATCCCAAGCCGGAGAATCCTATATCCTGGCACTGGCCTACGAAGCTTTCCACCCGAATCTCGACGTGACTTCCATCGACCAGATAAACCGTGTGACGGAAATCCACCAGCCCGACGGTAAGAATGACTTGCTGCAACAAGTAGAGAACGGCGCCCTTACGGTAGTCAACGGCTACCTGGCACTGGGACGTCTCTACCGGGGAATCATCTGCAACGACCTTCGCCAATACGTACTTCTGGGTGATGCCGCCGCCATGACGGACGGAAAAATCGGTAATGAAGACGACCGTTGGATATTTACAGAGGACAACCCCGGACGAGAACTGTCGACAGCCGCCCAACTTGCTGCCGTATCACGCGTATTGAAAGGCTTCAATGATACATTGAGTGTACATTGTCTCGACATTGCCCGCAAAGTATATGCTTCTACCGGAAACGGCAACAACAGAGCCTTGTTCCCCAAAGTGCAGGCAGCCGTAGAACTGTACCTCACCACGGGCGAACAACCCTATATGGACTTCATTCTGGACAACAAAGAGCTCATCATCAAGCAGATAGGCCGCATCGGCTGGTACACGGCACGTGTGGAAAAACAGTTTGCACAAATGAAGAACAAGAAAGCCAAAGCTTTCTCCACCGCTTTCCGCAAAGCTCTGACCGGATATGAACAAGAGCTGAACAAGCAAGTGCAGGAGACTCCTTACGGCATTCCCTACCGTCCACATATCTGGGGTGCAGGCTGGGATATACAGCGTTTCGGCTTCCAGCACTACTTCCTGACAACCGCCTATCCGGAAATATTCCCGAAAGCACCGGTATTCAATGCCCTCAACTTCATTCTCGGATGCCACCCGGGCTCCAACCAAGCTTCCTTCGCCTCGGGTGTCGGCGCACAATCAGCCACTGTGGGCTACGGACTGAACCGCGCAGACTGGTCGTATATTCCCGGTGGAGTCATTTCCGGTACAGCTCTTATCCGTCCCGACTTCCCGGAACTCCTCACGTTCCCGTTCCTCTGGCAGCAAACTGAATATGTGCTGGGAGGAGGTTCATCCCACTATATGTTCCTGGTACTTGCAGCAGAACAGTTGCTGAAACAATAA
- a CDS encoding DUF4595 domain-containing protein has product MKMFKMMAASMLGVALCLGFTACSDDDENENGEGGENTATVVNPSQVFTGGLPKSVSGMAISHNEEGLVTNITTEDGDKAVFEYFPATTKADVAKDRARITVTDEEGDVTELNLQLNSDGYVEFCNSIDHAGTPDADEFTWEMEYDTEGHLVVMKRSESDGEITNITYKDGDVVKTSTRYVASGDLNGDGIIDSNDEWEYSAAIDYTTDNITAPIENKGCLMLFDEILDVDMDEMIYAYYGGMLGKATKHLPLVGHYTYNGEDSVSDMYFTWTLNSDSYPTELVVKDQWDEYRCTFTW; this is encoded by the coding sequence ATGAAAATGTTTAAAATGATGGCTGCCTCCATGTTGGGTGTGGCGTTGTGCTTGGGATTCACTGCTTGCAGTGACGATGACGAAAATGAGAATGGTGAGGGTGGCGAAAACACCGCCACTGTGGTCAATCCTTCGCAAGTGTTTACGGGAGGGCTTCCGAAGTCGGTTTCGGGCATGGCGATTTCTCACAATGAAGAAGGGCTGGTGACGAACATTACAACTGAGGATGGGGATAAAGCCGTCTTTGAGTACTTTCCCGCTACTACAAAGGCAGATGTTGCAAAGGACCGAGCAAGAATCACCGTGACGGATGAAGAGGGCGATGTTACAGAACTGAACTTGCAGCTCAACAGCGATGGTTATGTGGAATTTTGCAACTCAATAGACCACGCTGGTACTCCCGATGCCGATGAGTTTACTTGGGAGATGGAATACGACACTGAAGGCCATCTGGTTGTAATGAAACGCTCTGAAAGCGATGGTGAAATAACGAACATCACCTATAAGGATGGAGATGTGGTGAAGACTTCCACACGTTATGTAGCTAGTGGGGATCTCAATGGTGACGGAATTATCGACAGCAATGACGAGTGGGAGTATAGTGCTGCCATAGACTATACGACGGATAATATAACAGCTCCTATCGAGAATAAGGGCTGCCTGATGTTGTTTGATGAAATACTGGATGTGGATATGGACGAGATGATATATGCCTATTATGGAGGCATGCTTGGTAAGGCTACGAAACATCTGCCGCTTGTAGGGCATTATACATACAATGGCGAGGACTCTGTGTCCGATATGTATTTTACATGGACATTGAATTCCGACAGTTATCCTACGGAACTGGTTGTAAAAGACCAGTGGGATGAATACAGATGTACATTTACTTGGTAA
- a CDS encoding DUF2723 domain-containing protein, with protein MKQYKTVNNLVGWITFLIAATVYCMTIEPTASFWDCPEFITTGYKLEVGHPPGAPFFMLVANLFSQFASDASTVAKMVNYMSALMSGACILFLFWSITHLVRKLVVTDENNITRGQMVTIMGSGLVGALAYTFSDTFWFSAVEGEVYAFSSLFTAVVFWLILKWEDVANEPHSDRWLILIAYLTGLSIGVHLLNLLCLPAIVLVYYYKKVPNANARGSLLALLASGILVAAVLYGIVPGIVKVGGWFELLFVNTLGMSFNTGVIVYIILLAACLIWGIYESYTERNKARMALSFILTIAMLGIPFYGHGTSSVVIGVIVIAALWLYLRPKTQAAVKEKFRVSARTLNTSLLCTMMIVIGYSSYALIVIRSTANTPMDQNSPEDIFTLGEYLGREQYGTRPLFYGPAFSSQVALDVKDGYCEPRIKYNGTKFIRKEKATPDEKDSYIEIPGRIEYEYAQNMLFPRMYSSAHTQQYHAWQDIKGYDVPYDKCGNMIMVNMPTQWENIKFFFSYQLNWMYWRYFMWNFAGRQNDIQGSGEIEHGNWITGIPFIDNWLVGDQSLLPQELKDNKGHNVFYCLPLLLGIIGLLWQAYRGQKGIQQFWVVFFLFFMTGIAIVLYLNQTPSQPRERDYAYAGSFYAFAIWIGMGVAGLVRLLQDYAKMKELPAAAIVSVACLFVPVQMASQTWDDHDRSDRYMARDFGQNYLMSLQESGNPIIYTNGDNDTFPLWYNQETEGFRTDARTCNLSYLQTDWYIDQMKRPAYDSPSLPITWDRMEYVEGTNEYVPIQPEYKKSIDQLYAEAEKQALDGNPEALVNVKKEFGDNPYELKNILKNWVRNKNQDLKVIPTDSIVIKVDKEAVRRSGMMIPGDSIPDYMHISLKGKRALYKSELMMLEMLSEANWERPIYIAVSVGRENQLNMENHFVQEGLAYRFTPFDTSKTGVTIDSEKMYDNLMNKFKFGGIDKPGIYIDENAMRMCHSHRRIFSQLVQQLMREGKKDKAKAALDYAEKMIPAYNVPYDWQNGAVQMAEAYYQLGETAKADEMMKALADKAVEYLTWYLSLDDNRFMISTREFEYHWAVLDAEVKAMKKYNSKLAEIYEPKVEELYNMYVDRMKE; from the coding sequence ATGAAACAGTACAAAACCGTAAACAACCTTGTAGGCTGGATTACCTTCCTCATTGCAGCGACGGTCTACTGCATGACCATCGAACCTACTGCAAGCTTTTGGGACTGCCCGGAGTTCATCACCACCGGCTATAAGCTGGAAGTAGGACACCCGCCCGGCGCACCGTTCTTCATGCTGGTAGCCAACCTATTCTCACAATTTGCTTCCGATGCCTCCACCGTTGCCAAGATGGTGAACTACATGAGCGCGCTGATGAGCGGCGCATGTATCCTGTTCCTTTTCTGGAGCATCACGCACCTGGTACGCAAACTTGTGGTGACAGACGAAAACAATATCACACGCGGCCAGATGGTTACCATCATGGGTAGCGGTCTGGTGGGCGCACTTGCCTACACGTTCAGCGATACCTTCTGGTTCAGCGCTGTGGAAGGCGAGGTGTATGCCTTCTCCTCACTGTTTACTGCCGTCGTATTCTGGCTCATACTGAAATGGGAGGACGTTGCCAACGAGCCTCACAGTGATCGCTGGCTGATTCTCATTGCCTACCTGACCGGTCTGAGTATCGGCGTGCACTTGCTGAACCTGCTCTGCCTGCCCGCCATCGTACTGGTATACTACTACAAGAAAGTACCCAACGCCAATGCCCGAGGCTCCCTGCTGGCATTGCTCGCTTCGGGCATACTGGTAGCAGCCGTACTCTACGGCATCGTGCCGGGTATCGTGAAAGTGGGCGGCTGGTTCGAACTGCTCTTCGTCAACACGCTGGGCATGTCCTTCAACACGGGTGTCATCGTATATATCATCCTGTTGGCAGCCTGCCTCATCTGGGGTATCTACGAAAGCTATACCGAACGCAACAAGGCACGTATGGCACTCTCGTTCATACTCACCATCGCCATGCTGGGTATCCCGTTCTACGGACACGGTACCAGCTCGGTAGTTATCGGTGTCATTGTCATTGCCGCATTGTGGCTCTACCTCCGTCCGAAGACGCAGGCAGCCGTCAAAGAGAAATTCCGCGTATCGGCACGCACGCTGAACACCTCGCTGCTCTGCACCATGATGATTGTCATCGGATATTCCTCGTATGCACTTATCGTCATCCGCTCCACCGCCAACACGCCGATGGACCAGAACTCTCCGGAAGACATCTTCACACTGGGCGAATACCTGGGACGCGAGCAGTATGGCACACGCCCGCTGTTCTATGGCCCTGCCTTCTCCTCGCAAGTGGCACTGGACGTGAAAGACGGTTACTGCGAACCGCGCATCAAGTACAACGGCACGAAGTTCATCCGCAAGGAGAAAGCTACGCCCGACGAAAAGGATTCGTACATCGAAATCCCCGGACGCATTGAGTACGAATACGCCCAGAACATGCTGTTCCCGCGTATGTACAGCAGTGCCCATACACAACAATACCATGCCTGGCAGGACATCAAGGGTTACGATGTGCCCTATGACAAATGCGGCAACATGATTATGGTAAACATGCCCACACAGTGGGAAAACATCAAGTTCTTCTTCTCCTACCAGCTCAACTGGATGTACTGGCGCTACTTCATGTGGAACTTCGCCGGACGCCAGAACGACATACAAGGCAGCGGAGAAATTGAACACGGCAACTGGATTACCGGTATCCCGTTCATCGACAACTGGCTGGTAGGCGACCAGAGCCTCTTGCCTCAGGAACTGAAAGACAACAAGGGACACAACGTATTCTACTGCCTACCCCTGCTGCTGGGTATCATCGGCCTGCTATGGCAAGCCTACCGTGGGCAGAAAGGCATCCAGCAATTCTGGGTGGTCTTCTTCCTCTTCTTCATGACCGGTATTGCCATCGTGCTCTACCTGAACCAGACTCCGAGCCAACCGCGCGAACGTGACTATGCCTACGCCGGTTCGTTCTACGCCTTCGCCATCTGGATTGGTATGGGTGTGGCAGGACTCGTCCGTCTGCTTCAAGACTATGCCAAGATGAAGGAACTGCCTGCTGCCGCCATCGTTTCCGTAGCCTGCCTCTTTGTCCCCGTGCAGATGGCAAGCCAGACTTGGGACGACCACGACCGCAGCGACCGCTACATGGCACGCGACTTCGGCCAGAACTACCTGATGTCCCTGCAAGAAAGCGGCAACCCGATTATCTATACCAATGGTGACAACGATACCTTCCCCCTCTGGTACAACCAGGAGACCGAAGGTTTCCGTACCGACGCCCGTACCTGCAACCTCTCGTACCTGCAGACCGATTGGTACATCGACCAGATGAAGCGCCCCGCCTACGACAGTCCTTCTCTCCCCATCACCTGGGACCGTATGGAGTACGTAGAAGGCACCAACGAATACGTCCCCATCCAGCCTGAGTACAAGAAAAGCATCGACCAGCTCTATGCCGAAGCCGAGAAGCAGGCACTGGACGGTAATCCCGAAGCACTAGTCAATGTAAAGAAAGAATTCGGTGACAACCCGTATGAGCTAAAGAATATCCTCAAGAACTGGGTGCGCAACAAGAATCAGGACTTGAAGGTGATTCCTACCGACAGCATCGTCATCAAGGTAGACAAGGAAGCCGTGCGCCGCAGCGGCATGATGATACCGGGCGACTCAATCCCCGACTACATGCACATTTCGCTGAAAGGCAAACGCGCCCTCTACAAGAGCGAGTTGATGATGCTCGAAATGCTGAGCGAGGCCAACTGGGAACGCCCCATCTATATCGCTGTCAGCGTAGGCAGGGAGAACCAGCTGAATATGGAAAACCACTTCGTTCAGGAAGGTCTTGCCTATCGTTTCACTCCGTTCGACACCAGTAAGACGGGCGTGACAATAGACTCCGAAAAGATGTACGACAACCTGATGAACAAGTTCAAGTTCGGTGGCATCGACAAGCCGGGCATCTATATCGACGAGAACGCAATGCGCATGTGTCACTCTCACCGTCGCATCTTCTCCCAACTCGTGCAGCAGCTGATGCGTGAGGGCAAGAAAGACAAGGCAAAAGCCGCCCTGGACTATGCCGAAAAGATGATTCCCGCCTACAACGTGCCTTACGACTGGCAGAACGGTGCCGTACAGATGGCGGAAGCCTACTACCAACTGGGCGAAACCGCCAAGGCGGACGAGATGATGAAAGCCCTTGCTGACAAGGCTGTAGAGTACCTGACCTGGTATCTGAGCCTGGACGACAACCGCTTCATGATTTCTACCCGTGAATTTGAATACCACTGGGCTGTACTCGATGCCGAGGTGAAGGCCATGAAGAAGTACAACTCCAAGCTCGCCGAAATCTACGAGCCGAAGGTGGAAGAACTGTATAATATGTATGTGGACAGAATGAAGGAGTGA
- a CDS encoding polysaccharide deacetylase family protein produces MFIEQPPEFFRKLYPGAVWRMDPNEKAVYLTFDDGPIPEVTPWVLDLLDKHNIKATFFMVGDNIRKHPDEFRMVVERGHRIGNHTFNHIRGFEYTAKNYLGNTEQAKIFMEMGGDINCNVEKVLYPLLFRPPHGHMFANQYLTLKRTYKIVMWDLVTRDYSKKLRGPQVLANVMRYARNGSIITFHDSLKSWCNGNLQYALPRAIDFLKEEGYEFKVL; encoded by the coding sequence GTGTTTATAGAACAACCTCCTGAGTTTTTTCGCAAACTATATCCCGGTGCAGTCTGGAGGATGGACCCCAATGAAAAAGCCGTTTATCTGACTTTCGACGATGGCCCTATCCCCGAAGTAACTCCCTGGGTGCTCGACCTGCTGGATAAGCACAACATCAAAGCCACCTTCTTCATGGTAGGTGACAACATACGGAAGCATCCGGACGAATTCCGGATGGTCGTTGAGCGTGGGCACCGCATCGGTAACCACACCTTCAACCATATCCGTGGATTTGAATACACGGCCAAGAATTATCTGGGAAATACCGAACAGGCGAAGATTTTCATGGAAATGGGTGGGGACATCAATTGCAATGTGGAGAAGGTTCTCTACCCTCTCTTGTTCCGCCCTCCCCACGGCCATATGTTCGCCAACCAGTATCTCACGCTGAAACGAACCTACAAGATTGTGATGTGGGACCTCGTGACCCGCGACTACAGCAAGAAGCTGCGCGGTCCGCAAGTGCTAGCCAACGTGATGCGCTACGCCCGCAACGGCTCCATCATCACCTTCCACGATTCCTTGAAATCCTGGTGCAACGGAAACCTGCAGTACGCATTGCCGCGCGCCATTGACTTCCTGAAGGAAGAGGGATATGAATTCAAAGTATTATAA
- a CDS encoding sialate O-acetylesterase, with the protein MKSKVLALILLCGAASLGAKVKLPALVGDNMILQQQTEVKLWGTAAPEAEVRVTPSWNGQTMTCRADKDGGWTLAVETPAAGYTPYEITFDDGEKTTLKNILIGEVWLASGQSNMEMPLKGFAGCCIMNGADDIIVSAENKGVRMFTVPKHQTYELQTDCKGSWNISSIETAPDFSATAYYFATSLSRALRIPVGIICSAYGGSTVEGWISRELLENYPDISLNPDSIERLHPMLRPMLMYNAMLKPLQNYTIKGFIWYQGESNVGRHETYAERLADMVQLWRKEWGLGELPFYFAEIAPYAYGGTQQEKAAYLREAQFRAQSLIPNSGMISTNDLVEPYEMYNIHPRNKTKVGQRLSYLALNLTYGLKQIHCFGPQYKSWTAKGSEAWVSFDHLEMGICRNYDLRGFEVAGEDRVFHPADKVWLHWQTNEVVISSEKVSHPVSVRYCFHDFQIGTMIGGNELPTIPFRTDNW; encoded by the coding sequence ATGAAAAGTAAGGTTCTTGCATTGATTCTATTATGCGGTGCCGCCTCGTTGGGCGCCAAAGTAAAACTGCCTGCACTGGTGGGCGACAACATGATACTCCAGCAGCAGACTGAAGTGAAACTGTGGGGAACGGCTGCTCCGGAAGCCGAAGTACGCGTTACGCCTTCGTGGAACGGACAGACAATGACTTGCCGTGCCGATAAGGATGGCGGTTGGACGCTTGCCGTGGAGACTCCGGCAGCAGGATACACGCCTTATGAGATAACTTTTGATGACGGAGAAAAAACTACGTTGAAGAATATCCTAATCGGTGAAGTATGGCTTGCTTCCGGCCAGAGCAATATGGAAATGCCCCTGAAAGGTTTTGCTGGCTGTTGCATCATGAACGGAGCGGATGACATCATAGTTTCTGCCGAGAATAAGGGGGTGCGTATGTTCACCGTTCCCAAGCACCAGACTTATGAACTGCAAACCGACTGCAAAGGTAGCTGGAACATATCTTCCATAGAAACCGCACCCGATTTCAGTGCGACGGCCTACTATTTTGCCACTTCGTTGAGCCGTGCCCTCCGGATTCCGGTCGGCATCATCTGTAGCGCTTACGGTGGATCCACTGTAGAAGGTTGGATAAGCCGTGAACTGCTGGAAAACTATCCAGACATATCTCTCAACCCCGATTCCATCGAACGCCTGCATCCCATGCTCCGCCCCATGCTGATGTACAATGCCATGCTGAAGCCGCTTCAGAACTATACCATCAAAGGGTTCATCTGGTATCAGGGAGAGTCGAACGTAGGTCGCCATGAAACATATGCCGAACGCTTGGCCGACATGGTGCAGCTGTGGCGCAAGGAATGGGGGCTGGGCGAATTGCCTTTCTACTTTGCCGAAATAGCGCCGTACGCCTATGGAGGTACCCAGCAAGAGAAAGCTGCTTACCTACGTGAAGCGCAATTCCGTGCCCAAAGCCTGATTCCGAACAGTGGTATGATTTCGACAAACGACCTTGTAGAGCCTTATGAGATGTACAATATCCATCCCCGCAACAAGACAAAGGTAGGTCAACGCTTGAGCTATCTGGCATTGAACCTTACCTATGGATTGAAGCAGATACACTGTTTCGGCCCACAATATAAGTCATGGACTGCTAAAGGCAGTGAAGCATGGGTTTCCTTCGACCATTTGGAAATGGGTATCTGTCGCAACTATGACCTTCGCGGTTTCGAAGTGGCGGGTGAGGACCGTGTGTTCCATCCTGCCGACAAAGTATGGCTGCACTGGCAGACGAATGAAGTGGTAATCTCTTCAGAAAAGGTATCCCATCCCGTCAGCGTGCGCTATTGTTTCCATGATTTCCAGATTGGTACGATGATTGGCGGAAATGAATTGCCTACCATTCCGTTCCGTACGGATAATTGGTGA
- a CDS encoding AAA family ATPase, which translates to MKSPFQYGTLVDKESFVNRVEERKQLKELLGSGINVMLISPRRWGKSSLVKVAMDELTQEDKHIRVCFIDAFSIKTEAEFYRIFAREVISCAASTLEKRLEDVKQFLKAVSPSITLKSDPTDTLSFDLKLELEEKSVMEILELPEKIAAAKGIHLIVCIDEFQQLALLPGYKSMEGKMRSAWQKQQQVSYCFYGSKRHMMMDIFNNSSNPFYRFGQVLFLQKIKKEEWVPFIVNAFHRTNKEISEQQAEQLCDIVKCHSWYLQQLCYFIWSGTSEKVTDEIIEIRTHQLIDTNMPMFMNDTENLTAAQTAMLRAVADGEYRFNSIPVVRKYELGSAQTITRNKRMLTERDFIEKEGNKYVFSDPIFELWFRREYC; encoded by the coding sequence ATGAAATCACCTTTTCAATACGGCACACTGGTTGATAAAGAAAGTTTCGTCAATCGGGTAGAAGAACGAAAGCAACTGAAAGAATTACTTGGATCGGGCATCAACGTAATGCTTATTTCACCGCGCCGATGGGGAAAATCGTCGCTTGTAAAAGTAGCTATGGACGAACTGACACAAGAAGACAAGCATATCCGTGTCTGCTTCATTGATGCATTCAGCATCAAGACGGAAGCTGAATTCTACCGCATCTTTGCGCGAGAAGTCATTTCTTGCGCCGCCTCCACCCTTGAAAAGAGGCTTGAAGATGTGAAACAGTTTCTTAAAGCCGTTTCTCCCAGTATCACATTGAAGAGCGACCCAACCGATACCCTCTCCTTTGACCTGAAATTGGAACTGGAAGAAAAAAGTGTCATGGAGATACTGGAACTACCCGAAAAGATAGCAGCTGCCAAAGGCATACACCTGATTGTCTGCATCGACGAGTTCCAACAACTGGCACTACTACCCGGCTACAAAAGTATGGAGGGAAAAATGCGCTCTGCCTGGCAGAAGCAGCAACAAGTTTCCTATTGCTTTTACGGAAGCAAGCGGCATATGATGATGGACATCTTCAACAATTCTTCTAACCCCTTCTACCGCTTCGGACAAGTACTGTTCCTGCAAAAGATAAAGAAAGAGGAATGGGTGCCCTTCATCGTCAATGCCTTCCACCGGACGAACAAAGAAATCAGCGAACAGCAAGCAGAACAACTGTGCGACATCGTGAAATGCCATTCGTGGTATTTGCAACAGTTGTGCTATTTCATCTGGAGCGGTACGTCTGAAAAAGTGACAGATGAGATTATCGAAATCCGTACCCACCAACTGATAGACACCAACATGCCTATGTTCATGAACGACACCGAGAACCTGACTGCTGCCCAAACTGCCATGCTTCGTGCTGTAGCCGATGGTGAATACCGCTTCAACTCCATCCCCGTAGTGCGGAAATATGAATTGGGCAGTGCACAGACCATCACACGCAACAAGCGTATGCTGACAGAACGTGATTTCATTGAGAAAGAGGGGAACAAGTATGTTTTCTCCGATCCGATATTCGAGCTTTGGTTCAGGAGGGAGTATTGCTGA